The following proteins are co-located in the Echinicola sp. 20G genome:
- a CDS encoding N-acetylmuramidase family protein: MQTLRYRSRGPEVQYLEEILTTLGYELEVSNYFGMDTRRAVWDYQSKNNLVVDGVVGLKTWTKLLSENPQALLEEQSKFLAEQDLINFAQTYGLEMATVKAVNAVESSGKGFFTDGRAKILFEGHVFWNELKKRGIQPEAFYNPKSQDVLYPKWTRAHYKGGPAEYSRLQRASQLSDQPAFVEATYCAASWGAFQIMGYHFKNLGYPSITDFVNKMQEHEREHLKAFGKFLEANNLIRYLKSKDWAKFARGYNGPLYAQNKYDIKLEQAYNRFS, encoded by the coding sequence ATGCAAACACTACGATACCGCTCGCGAGGACCTGAGGTCCAATATTTAGAAGAAATACTGACCACTTTAGGCTATGAGTTGGAAGTCTCCAATTACTTTGGGATGGACACGCGCAGGGCAGTTTGGGACTACCAGTCAAAAAATAATCTCGTGGTGGATGGTGTTGTTGGGTTAAAAACCTGGACTAAGCTACTGTCAGAGAATCCCCAGGCACTGTTGGAAGAGCAAAGCAAGTTCTTGGCTGAGCAGGACCTGATCAATTTTGCCCAAACTTATGGATTAGAAATGGCCACAGTCAAGGCGGTCAATGCAGTGGAAAGTAGTGGTAAGGGATTCTTCACGGATGGCAGGGCCAAAATACTCTTTGAAGGGCATGTTTTTTGGAATGAATTGAAGAAAAGAGGCATTCAGCCAGAAGCATTTTATAACCCCAAATCTCAGGATGTGCTCTATCCCAAATGGACCAGGGCACATTATAAAGGTGGCCCAGCAGAATATTCCCGCCTCCAAAGGGCTTCCCAGTTGTCGGATCAACCTGCTTTTGTGGAAGCCACTTATTGCGCTGCCTCTTGGGGTGCTTTCCAAATCATGGGATATCATTTCAAAAACTTGGGCTATCCTTCTATCACCGACTTTGTGAACAAAATGCAAGAGCATGAACGGGAACATTTAAAAGCCTTTGGAAAATTTCTGGAGGCCAATAACCTGATCAGGTACCTGAAGTCCAAGGACTGGGCAAAATTTGCCAGAGGCTATAACGGTCCATTATACGCCCAAAACAAATATGACATCAAGCTGGAGCAAGCCTATAACAGATTTTCATAA
- a CDS encoding ATP-binding protein, which produces MNQLLHFLNIAIRSRLDFELGRVEDLQKPQMDLHLSQEDALGKFIFEHQIQNQNLLLMILALVPHVDPGFLNKIVQDYFPNGGEFPEFGGIKTKNHRGIIPTGETALYILAGNDPNTRKQFFPIFQESMLFKKGILHLDEVSRNEPEWSGALLLDKEYAELFTTERVNKPKLSTNFPAQLIDTQLDWDDLVLNSKTLNQIQEIEEWLKHEHTLMQDWGMYKRLKPGYRVMFFGPPGTGKTLTASLLGKYTHKDVYRIDLSLVTSKYIGETEKNLSSLFDKAANKDWILFFDEADAIFGKRTNVRDAHDKYANQEVSYLLQRIENHPGLVILASNFKSNIDAAFTRRFQSIIEFPMPVAAERLILWEKNIPEKAGLSNGLDLNSFAKKYELTGANIVNIIQFASLKALSKETTVLEEDDLLAGIKKELIKEGKMVN; this is translated from the coding sequence ATGAACCAATTACTACATTTTTTAAATATTGCCATCAGGTCTCGATTGGATTTCGAGTTGGGTAGGGTAGAAGACCTCCAAAAACCACAAATGGACCTGCACCTTAGCCAAGAGGATGCTTTGGGGAAGTTTATTTTTGAGCACCAAATACAAAATCAGAATTTGCTTCTAATGATTTTGGCATTGGTTCCTCATGTGGATCCAGGTTTTTTGAACAAAATCGTCCAAGACTATTTTCCAAATGGTGGTGAATTTCCAGAGTTTGGTGGGATCAAAACCAAAAACCACCGAGGGATCATTCCAACGGGAGAGACTGCTCTATATATTTTGGCAGGCAATGATCCCAATACCCGAAAACAGTTCTTTCCTATTTTCCAGGAATCCATGCTGTTCAAAAAAGGCATTCTTCATTTGGATGAGGTGAGCAGAAATGAACCTGAATGGTCTGGTGCTTTGCTCTTGGATAAAGAATACGCTGAGCTCTTCACTACCGAGCGTGTCAATAAACCCAAGCTCAGTACCAATTTCCCTGCACAACTGATCGATACACAACTGGATTGGGATGATCTTGTACTCAATTCAAAAACATTGAACCAGATTCAGGAAATAGAGGAATGGTTAAAGCATGAACACACCCTAATGCAGGACTGGGGCATGTACAAAAGGTTGAAGCCGGGATATCGGGTGATGTTTTTTGGCCCTCCAGGTACAGGAAAAACCCTTACCGCCAGCCTATTGGGTAAATACACGCACAAAGATGTCTATAGAATCGACCTATCCCTGGTGACTTCCAAATACATTGGGGAAACAGAAAAGAATTTAAGTTCATTGTTTGACAAAGCAGCCAATAAAGACTGGATTCTCTTTTTTGACGAAGCAGATGCCATCTTTGGCAAGAGAACCAATGTCCGCGATGCCCATGACAAGTATGCCAACCAAGAAGTGTCGTACCTGCTCCAAAGGATTGAAAATCACCCCGGGTTGGTGATTTTGGCCTCCAACTTTAAAAGCAATATAGACGCTGCCTTTACCAGAAGATTTCAGAGTATCATAGAATTTCCAATGCCTGTAGCCGCTGAGCGCTTAATATTATGGGAGAAAAACATTCCAGAGAAGGCTGGGCTTTCCAATGGGCTGGACTTGAACAGTTTTGCCAAAAAATATGAACTGACAGGAGCTAATATTGTCAATATCATTCAATTTGCCAGTCTCAAGGCCTTGTCTAAAGAGACAACTGTTTTAGAAGAAGATGACCTGCTGGCCGGCATCAAAAAAGAATTGATCAAAGAAGGGAAGATGGTGAATTAA
- a CDS encoding endonuclease domain-containing protein — translation MGFKKIIYNVPYLKAKRKALRNNGTPAEATLWKALSNKKLNGRKFRRQYSVGNYILDFYCPSERLCIELDGAHHFTQAGYEYDKERTKYIENLNISVIRFRNEEVFNSLESVLSEIKRNFTTPNPS, via the coding sequence ATGGGGTTTAAAAAAATCATATATAATGTACCATACTTAAAAGCAAAAAGAAAAGCACTCAGAAACAATGGCACGCCTGCTGAAGCTACTTTGTGGAAAGCCTTAAGTAATAAAAAACTAAATGGAAGAAAATTTAGAAGGCAATATAGCGTAGGTAATTATATCTTAGATTTTTACTGCCCATCCGAAAGATTATGTATTGAATTAGATGGAGCACATCATTTTACTCAGGCAGGATATGAATATGATAAGGAAAGAACAAAGTATATCGAAAACCTAAATATTAGTGTAATAAGGTTCAGAAATGAGGAGGTATTCAATTCACTTGAAAGCGTTTTATCCGAAATCAAACGTAATTTCACCACCCCTAACCCCTCCTAA
- a CDS encoding OsmC family protein: protein MKFSRRASANWKGTGADGSGSISTQTGALDKAPYSTKARFEDGKGTNPEELVGAAHAGCFTMKLSFVIAEMGFTPGNIDTKAKVTFEDGKITNIHLDLSATVDGMGEEDFQKAAKDAKENCPISVLLNTDITMDAKLV, encoded by the coding sequence ATGAAATTTTCACGAAGAGCATCAGCGAATTGGAAAGGAACCGGAGCAGACGGTTCTGGAAGTATCAGTACCCAAACTGGAGCCTTGGATAAGGCTCCCTACTCTACCAAGGCCCGTTTCGAGGATGGAAAAGGAACCAACCCTGAAGAACTGGTAGGTGCTGCGCATGCAGGCTGTTTCACCATGAAGTTGAGCTTTGTCATTGCCGAAATGGGCTTTACCCCAGGGAATATTGATACCAAAGCCAAAGTTACTTTTGAAGATGGTAAAATCACCAATATCCATTTGGACCTGAGTGCCACAGTGGACGGGATGGGTGAGGAAGATTTTCAAAAGGCCGCTAAGGATGCGAAGGAAAACTGTCCTATCTCTGTGCTACTGAATACAGACATCACCATGGATGCAAAATTGGTGTGA
- a CDS encoding group III truncated hemoglobin: MFKQDIQNRADVERLVHTFYGQVRQHPNLGPIFNGIVTNWPEHLERLSDFWEMILLQTGPGRNKFNPLKAHKEVDQKTGQGLSQVHFGNWLELWFTTLDMLFEGKAADHAKEHARNMASILFLRIYEARDN, from the coding sequence ATGTTTAAGCAGGATATCCAAAACAGAGCAGATGTGGAAAGATTGGTACATACTTTCTATGGTCAGGTAAGACAACACCCTAATTTGGGGCCTATATTCAATGGGATTGTGACCAACTGGCCAGAACACTTGGAGCGGTTGTCTGATTTTTGGGAGATGATTCTGCTTCAGACTGGCCCTGGCAGAAACAAATTTAATCCACTTAAAGCCCATAAAGAAGTTGACCAAAAAACAGGGCAGGGGCTAAGCCAAGTCCATTTCGGCAACTGGCTGGAACTTTGGTTTACCACTTTAGACATGCTTTTTGAAGGCAAAGCTGCCGACCACGCCAAGGAACACGCCAGGAATATGGCCAGTATATTGTTTTTGAGGATTTATGAGGCGAGGGATAATTAG
- a CDS encoding DASS family sodium-coupled anion symporter, which produces MNNRIWKRTGLILGPLSFTLILLFFHPQDLSADARAVMALAVWMAIWWISEAIPIAATALLPLLILPLTGALSMDDTASPYADPKVLLYMGGFMIAVTIEKWNLHKRIALSIIAFIGTDMRLIVLGFMLATAFLSMWISNTATSLMMLPIAVAVVHQLSEGIAGTKITETMIGQALMLGIAYSASIGGVATIIGTPTNIVLVGIVKEMYGIEIGFAEWMMIGLPISLGLLGICWWYLVKVAYPFPKDMALAGGKAEIQRQLKALGKISVPEKRVLAVFSLVSFCWITRVFLLQGLLPFLNDTIIALAGVLLLFVLPSAPGKKRLLDWKTAENIPWGILLLFGGGLSLAAGFKETGLAAWLGGHFEALQSIHYLIFLLIIVASVNFLTEITSNVATASMLLPILGAVAMALGVHPYGLMVAATMAASCAFMLPVATPPNAVVFGSGYLTIPAMAKAGLWMNLLSIIFISLFVYYVMPMLWGLDLRVYPF; this is translated from the coding sequence ATGAATAACCGAATTTGGAAGCGCACCGGATTAATCTTGGGACCGCTATCTTTTACATTGATTCTTTTATTTTTTCATCCGCAGGATTTATCTGCTGATGCCCGGGCTGTGATGGCTTTGGCCGTTTGGATGGCGATCTGGTGGATCTCTGAAGCCATTCCCATTGCGGCGACTGCTTTATTGCCCCTGTTGATTTTACCGCTTACGGGTGCCTTATCCATGGATGATACCGCCAGCCCTTATGCTGACCCTAAAGTGTTATTGTATATGGGGGGCTTTATGATCGCCGTGACCATAGAAAAATGGAACCTACATAAGCGAATTGCCCTGTCCATCATTGCCTTTATCGGTACGGATATGCGTTTGATCGTATTGGGCTTTATGCTGGCCACAGCTTTCCTTTCCATGTGGATCTCCAATACCGCTACCAGTCTGATGATGTTGCCCATAGCGGTGGCCGTGGTACATCAGTTGTCCGAAGGTATAGCCGGCACTAAGATCACTGAGACCATGATCGGTCAGGCATTAATGTTGGGAATTGCTTATAGTGCTTCTATTGGCGGTGTGGCTACCATTATCGGGACGCCTACGAATATTGTTTTGGTGGGCATTGTCAAGGAAATGTATGGGATTGAGATTGGCTTTGCGGAATGGATGATGATTGGTTTGCCCATTTCCTTGGGACTACTGGGCATTTGTTGGTGGTATTTGGTGAAGGTCGCCTATCCTTTTCCCAAAGACATGGCTTTAGCGGGTGGAAAGGCAGAAATCCAAAGGCAGTTAAAAGCATTGGGTAAGATTTCTGTTCCTGAAAAACGGGTCTTGGCGGTTTTTAGCTTGGTGAGTTTTTGTTGGATCACTAGGGTGTTTTTACTACAAGGGCTCCTCCCCTTTCTAAATGATACCATTATTGCGCTGGCTGGGGTTTTATTGCTTTTTGTCCTGCCTTCAGCACCCGGAAAAAAGCGTTTGCTGGACTGGAAAACGGCCGAAAACATTCCTTGGGGAATCCTGTTGCTCTTTGGTGGCGGGCTTTCTTTGGCTGCTGGTTTTAAGGAAACAGGTCTGGCGGCATGGCTGGGTGGACATTTTGAAGCCTTACAGTCCATCCATTATTTGATCTTCCTTTTGATCATTGTGGCATCGGTAAACTTCCTGACAGAAATCACCTCCAATGTGGCCACAGCCTCCATGCTATTGCCAATTTTGGGAGCGGTAGCCATGGCTTTGGGTGTACATCCCTACGGCTTGATGGTGGCTGCTACCATGGCTGCCAGTTGTGCCTTTATGCTTCCCGTGGCCACTCCCCCCAATGCGGTGGTCTTTGGATCGGGTTACCTCACCATCCCCGCCATGGCCAAAGCAGGTCTTTGGATGAATCTATTGTCCATTATCTTTATCAGCCTGTTTGTGTATTATGTGATGCCAATGCTTTGGGGTTTGGACCTGAGGGTTTATCCGTTTTAG
- a CDS encoding helix-turn-helix transcriptional regulator: protein MEDRINRVKEVLVIQGKSQKWLSEQLGISTTAMTAICNNKSQPHLKDLKRIAEFLEVDIRELLVSTI from the coding sequence ATGGAAGACAGAATCAACCGAGTAAAAGAAGTACTTGTTATTCAAGGTAAATCACAAAAGTGGCTTTCAGAGCAGTTGGGAATTAGCACTACCGCTATGACAGCTATATGTAATAACAAGTCTCAACCACACCTTAAGGATTTGAAGAGAATCGCTGAGTTTTTGGAGGTAGATATTCGGGAGTTATTAGTATCAACTATTTAG
- a CDS encoding type II CAAX prenyl endopeptidase Rce1 family protein encodes MQSRILLGILILCITNTLLYGQQHIVKPLSSDVYLNKLKNSKDSLYVEILKEFDDYLHDHPNDYNARIEKCIIIDQAYYDSYEEYNPKYEEFEICLNDLVKDFPENHDVLLFKLKNTYGDSSLEFCNQVINTNRMNPGKWPDYKLAKFYQELALQYSYKEDRRKTIENAKIAEELNDTLDLSALVAEQYMALNNYEEAKKELFRSLDSTDNGWESYNKGNLLLKLGEPEKALQAFNYARRDTSIWMDNGLIAKALIDNGKHTEAREFLLKDLSEAYYSSASLHQLLTFDYKHSPADTTLTTYNQLNSASFLNDAFGKYRFMMLIKAPFAAWDINDVYKLLIFILSIILLIILPYLYILPIHYISNYFKIGEVTTSLNEVRWGLKDFWIISSSIMFIEFLASIIFNYQGLLSTFFNDYYIEEEANISLNKANFGLFFFVGMLVVVLLFIKKKDYRFLNAEKWSTGKGIAIGIGLAFALRSVYFSLVRIGLMPKTNASVIGSVQDYFASINSYYHPALSFLFIVILIPFYEEYLFRGIALSSMEKRIKFMSANIIQAIIFSLLHGNLNLFFFYLAFGLIAGTLVRKSKSIAPSIAFHVTNNFFAFIVLSRLS; translated from the coding sequence ATGCAATCACGAATATTATTAGGCATTTTGATTCTTTGTATAACTAATACATTACTTTATGGTCAACAGCATATTGTCAAGCCCCTTAGTTCGGATGTTTACCTTAACAAATTAAAAAATTCAAAAGACTCATTATATGTTGAAATATTAAAAGAGTTTGATGATTATTTGCATGATCACCCCAATGATTATAATGCAAGAATTGAAAAATGCATCATAATTGATCAGGCTTATTATGATAGCTATGAGGAGTATAACCCAAAATATGAGGAATTTGAAATATGCTTGAATGATCTTGTAAAAGATTTTCCTGAAAATCATGATGTACTATTGTTCAAATTGAAAAATACATACGGTGATTCATCCTTAGAATTTTGTAATCAAGTTATTAATACTAATCGCATGAACCCTGGAAAGTGGCCTGATTATAAACTGGCCAAGTTCTACCAAGAATTAGCTTTGCAGTACAGTTACAAGGAGGATCGGAGAAAGACAATTGAGAATGCTAAAATCGCTGAAGAATTGAACGATACGTTAGATTTAAGTGCATTAGTTGCCGAACAATATATGGCTTTAAATAATTATGAAGAAGCAAAAAAAGAATTGTTTAGAAGCTTAGATTCAACGGATAATGGTTGGGAGTCTTATAATAAAGGGAATTTATTACTTAAGCTAGGCGAGCCAGAAAAAGCACTTCAAGCATTTAATTATGCACGGCGTGATACAAGTATATGGATGGATAATGGACTTATTGCTAAAGCACTAATCGATAATGGTAAACATACTGAAGCCAGAGAGTTTCTACTTAAAGACCTTAGTGAAGCTTATTATTCGTCAGCATCTTTACACCAATTATTGACTTTTGACTACAAACATAGCCCTGCTGATACTACACTCACAACATATAATCAACTAAATTCTGCTAGTTTTTTGAATGATGCCTTTGGAAAGTATCGATTTATGATGCTGATAAAAGCACCTTTTGCTGCATGGGATATCAATGATGTGTATAAACTACTAATATTTATTCTATCAATTATACTTCTAATCATATTACCATATTTATATATTTTACCAATTCATTATATTTCGAATTACTTTAAAATTGGGGAAGTAACCACTTCACTAAATGAAGTACGTTGGGGTCTTAAAGATTTTTGGATTATTTCTTCTTCTATAATGTTTATTGAATTTTTAGCATCAATAATTTTCAATTATCAAGGCCTGCTTTCAACTTTTTTTAATGACTATTATATTGAAGAAGAAGCTAATATTAGCCTTAATAAAGCTAATTTTGGTCTGTTTTTCTTTGTAGGAATGTTAGTTGTCGTTTTATTATTTATTAAAAAGAAAGACTACAGATTCTTGAATGCTGAAAAATGGTCAACCGGGAAGGGAATTGCGATTGGGATTGGTCTTGCTTTTGCGCTACGCTCTGTATATTTCTCTTTGGTGAGAATTGGACTTATGCCTAAAACCAATGCATCAGTAATAGGCTCAGTTCAAGATTACTTTGCTTCCATTAATTCATACTACCATCCAGCATTAAGTTTCCTGTTTATAGTAATCCTAATACCTTTTTATGAAGAATATCTTTTTAGAGGAATTGCACTTAGTTCTATGGAAAAGCGGATTAAATTTATGAGTGCAAATATTATTCAGGCAATTATTTTTTCTTTGCTTCACGGCAACTTGAATCTCTTTTTCTTTTATTTGGCTTTTGGGTTAATTGCAGGTACACTAGTGAGGAAATCAAAAAGTATTGCTCCCAGTATTGCATTTCATGTAACTAATAATTTTTTCGCATTTATAGTACTTTCGCGGTTATCCTAA
- a CDS encoding transposase has product MSGDQYKITDQNAVYFLTFTVVGWLDVFTRKEYKLDITDALNFCHKHKGLIIYSWCLMSNHLHLICRAEEPHQLSGIIRDFKKYTAKTIIRRIENEPESRSNWMLNQFEYAGRNLKRIKKYKFWKDDNHASLLESNKLLTQKLNYIHCNPVRALIVEESEDYLFSSARDYCGIKGLVEIEYIG; this is encoded by the coding sequence ATGTCGGGAGACCAATATAAGATCACAGATCAAAATGCCGTATATTTTTTAACCTTTACAGTAGTAGGTTGGCTGGATGTATTTACCAGAAAGGAATATAAACTGGATATTACGGACGCTTTAAACTTTTGTCACAAACACAAGGGACTGATAATCTATTCCTGGTGCCTGATGAGTAATCACCTTCATCTTATTTGCAGGGCTGAGGAGCCTCACCAACTGTCAGGAATCATCCGTGATTTCAAAAAATATACCGCAAAAACAATCATTCGGAGGATAGAAAATGAACCCGAGAGCAGAAGTAATTGGATGCTCAATCAGTTTGAATATGCAGGCAGGAACCTCAAGCGAATCAAGAAGTATAAATTCTGGAAAGATGACAATCACGCTAGTTTGTTAGAAAGCAATAAACTACTGACTCAAAAACTTAATTATATTCATTGCAATCCAGTTAGAGCACTTATTGTAGAAGAATCGGAAGATTACCTTTTCAGCTCTGCTAGGGATTATTGTGGTATTAAAGGCTTGGTTGAAATCGAGTACATTGGTTGA
- a CDS encoding sulfite exporter TauE/SafE family protein: MLLSIISEINTTSWILSFLAAFVIGLSKAGIKGIAIINVTFMAIAFEAKQSTGIVLPLLIVADVFAAIYYNRHTQWKYVGKFLPWMILGIFLGSWVGMDLPEQTFKIGMVIIIFLVLALIVWWDQKKVKTVPTHWAFASSVGTLAGFTTMVGNLAGPISNIYFLAMRLPKNQFIGTAAWLFMIINVFKLPFHFFVWHTITKESLLLDAKLIPGIILGFVLGIKLVKMINEAFFRKMILVLTALGAIIILFK, from the coding sequence ATGCTTTTATCTATCATTTCAGAGATCAACACCACTTCATGGATTTTGAGTTTTTTGGCCGCTTTTGTGATTGGCTTGTCCAAAGCTGGCATCAAAGGAATTGCCATTATCAATGTGACTTTTATGGCCATCGCCTTCGAGGCCAAGCAATCCACAGGCATCGTATTGCCGCTATTGATCGTGGCAGATGTATTTGCCGCAATCTATTACAATAGGCATACCCAATGGAAATATGTGGGCAAATTCCTTCCCTGGATGATTTTGGGTATTTTTCTGGGAAGTTGGGTCGGTATGGACCTTCCTGAGCAAACCTTTAAAATTGGCATGGTCATCATTATCTTCTTGGTTTTGGCCCTTATTGTTTGGTGGGACCAAAAAAAGGTAAAAACGGTGCCTACCCATTGGGCCTTTGCCAGTAGCGTGGGAACCCTGGCTGGCTTTACAACCATGGTGGGCAACTTGGCCGGTCCAATATCCAATATTTACTTTCTGGCCATGCGCCTTCCCAAAAATCAATTTATAGGAACCGCTGCCTGGCTTTTTATGATTATCAATGTGTTTAAATTACCCTTTCATTTTTTTGTTTGGCACACCATTACAAAGGAATCCCTGCTCCTGGATGCAAAATTGATCCCGGGGATTATTCTTGGCTTTGTACTAGGAATCAAACTTGTAAAAATGATCAATGAGGCCTTTTTTAGAAAAATGATTTTGGTATTGACAGCATTGGGAGCAATCATCATCCTGTTTAAATGA
- a CDS encoding sialate O-acetylesterase, with translation MKRQLFLIMIFILGVMACKTSNISNGQVKANSPTLSKENTWVFLMAGQSNMAGRGTVEAPDTIKNSRIITMDSLNNWMVAREPLHFYEPKNSGLDCGLSFAREMLKVAPDSVTIAMVPCAVGGSSIFQWIDDREHRKVKLLSNFKEKVHYAKEKGVIKGILWHQGESNANPNDIPVYEEALLELFGIFRAEIGNDTLPIVMGELGRFVLPEEKATNFDGINQIIREVAKENPALYYVSSEELDHRGDHLHFSSAAQRELGKRYANVFSSTIQGAD, from the coding sequence ATGAAAAGACAACTATTTTTAATTATGATTTTTATACTGGGCGTAATGGCATGCAAGACCAGTAACATTTCCAATGGTCAAGTTAAAGCCAATTCACCTACTTTATCCAAAGAAAATACATGGGTTTTTCTGATGGCAGGGCAGTCAAATATGGCTGGTAGGGGGACTGTTGAAGCGCCCGACACGATAAAAAATAGCCGGATTATAACCATGGACTCATTGAACAACTGGATGGTAGCCAGAGAGCCTTTACACTTTTATGAACCTAAAAACAGTGGGCTGGATTGTGGTTTGAGCTTTGCACGGGAAATGCTCAAAGTAGCACCAGACTCCGTCACCATAGCCATGGTACCCTGCGCTGTTGGGGGAAGTTCGATTTTTCAATGGATAGATGACCGTGAACATCGAAAGGTTAAACTTTTGAGCAACTTTAAGGAAAAGGTCCACTACGCGAAAGAAAAAGGAGTGATCAAAGGTATTTTATGGCACCAAGGAGAGAGCAATGCCAACCCGAACGACATTCCGGTCTATGAGGAAGCGCTTTTGGAGCTATTTGGAATTTTTAGGGCTGAAATAGGAAATGACACCCTTCCGATTGTGATGGGAGAGCTAGGTCGATTTGTCCTACCTGAGGAAAAGGCTACCAATTTTGATGGCATTAACCAAATTATTCGGGAAGTGGCAAAAGAAAATCCTGCCCTTTACTATGTTTCATCCGAGGAACTGGATCACAGAGGAGATCACCTGCATTTCAGCTCAGCAGCCCAGCGGGAACTGGGGAAAAGGTATGCCAATGTCTTTAGTTCAACAATTCAAGGTGCTGATTAG
- the hxlA gene encoding 3-hexulose-6-phosphate synthase, giving the protein MTKLQVAIDLLKTEDAIALATKVAPYIDIIELGTPLIKSEGLSAITAMKAAFPDKKVFADFKTADAGALEAQMAFEAGADYITILGATGNSTIAGAVEAAKKYNKGVVVDTIGVKDRVQRAQEVIALGVEFVELHAGLDEQAEPGYSIQVLIDEASRAGVPVSIAGGVNLNSIEGVKHSGAVVAVAGAAIYGAEDPAAAARALKEALS; this is encoded by the coding sequence ATGACAAAGTTACAAGTCGCGATTGATTTGCTGAAGACAGAAGATGCCATCGCTTTGGCCACTAAAGTTGCTCCCTACATCGATATTATTGAATTGGGAACCCCTTTGATCAAAAGTGAAGGGTTGAGTGCTATCACTGCGATGAAAGCGGCATTTCCAGACAAGAAAGTATTTGCTGACTTCAAAACTGCGGACGCTGGTGCATTGGAAGCGCAGATGGCCTTTGAAGCAGGAGCAGACTATATTACCATTCTAGGAGCTACAGGAAATTCAACAATTGCCGGGGCTGTAGAAGCTGCCAAAAAATACAACAAAGGGGTAGTGGTAGACACCATTGGGGTCAAAGACCGCGTGCAGCGTGCCCAGGAAGTGATTGCTTTAGGAGTAGAATTTGTGGAATTACATGCCGGATTGGACGAGCAAGCTGAGCCAGGCTACTCGATTCAGGTGTTGATTGATGAAGCCAGCAGAGCGGGTGTACCTGTGTCCATTGCGGGCGGTGTCAACCTAAACAGCATTGAGGGAGTCAAGCATTCAGGAGCCGTAGTTGCCGTGGCCGGAGCTGCCATTTATGGAGCAGAAGACCCTGCCGCTGCCGCCAGAGCTCTAAAAGAAGCCTTGTCTTAG
- the hxlB gene encoding 6-phospho-3-hexuloisomerase → MDAITETNTVKESMEMIIKEHVGVSQNFQFDALNAIVPILEKAHNIFLIGAGRTGFMVRAAAMRLMHLGYAVHVVGETTTPAIGKGDVLIAASGSGTTGSIVRAAQTAFKEGAEVICFTTNRESHLAELAQYTIVVPAAGKQDHHGTVSAQYAGSLFEQSFLLLFDALIQHLWKIGGSTPEELWKRHANME, encoded by the coding sequence ATGGATGCAATAACAGAAACCAATACGGTAAAGGAGTCGATGGAAATGATCATTAAAGAGCATGTCGGTGTATCCCAAAACTTTCAGTTTGATGCACTGAATGCCATAGTACCTATTCTGGAAAAAGCCCATAACATCTTTTTGATAGGTGCGGGAAGGACTGGTTTTATGGTCAGGGCTGCTGCCATGCGGTTGATGCATTTGGGGTATGCGGTGCATGTCGTAGGGGAGACGACCACTCCTGCCATTGGAAAGGGAGATGTGCTGATCGCTGCCTCTGGCTCAGGTACCACCGGATCTATAGTACGGGCAGCACAGACTGCTTTTAAGGAAGGAGCCGAAGTGATTTGCTTCACCACCAATCGTGAATCCCATCTGGCTGAATTGGCGCAGTATACCATCGTCGTTCCTGCTGCAGGTAAGCAAGATCATCACGGGACAGTATCGGCGCAGTATGCTGGAAGCTTGTTTGAGCAATCCTTTTTGCTGCTCTTTGATGCCCTTATCCAGCACCTTTGGAAAATAGGGGGGAGCACGCCTGAAGAACTGTGGAAGCGTCATGCCAATATGGAGTAG